In the Telopea speciosissima isolate NSW1024214 ecotype Mountain lineage chromosome 6, Tspe_v1, whole genome shotgun sequence genome, CAGGTTCCTCAAGTCTTGCATTGATATAGATTCTGGCGGAACATACATAGATTGTTCTGTCTAAACATGCAAATGCTCTTTGAAGGTTGTGTTTCTGTTTTGGGTATACTGGTATTTATCCGAATTTCAGATAGTGACCTGGAAATCACGGTGTTCGCGTAGTATTGAATGAGCCATGCCCAAGGTTGAACTTATTCGATGATCCTACTTGTATTGTCAATGATAGCTATACATGTATTCAGTGCAAAAAGCAGATCGCTGGATGCAAATCCTACCCTTTTGGGTATGCCTTTAGGCATTGCATCATGATGAACTGGGCTAAATCAATGGAACAAGGTTTACCTGTGGAAATCTGTCACCTTTATTCTTCTCATGAGGGAGGAGGGGACAccaaaagaacagaaaagaatTCAAAGAGATATTGTGCAGTAACCTAAGAACTCATCAGCAGCTATGTCTTCTGAGCCTTTATTATCCCTGGCAATCCCTAAAATCTTGACTGTTGTAATCCTTATTTTTGTTTCAGATATAGATTTAAGCAGCAAATTTGATTTCATTTACTTGCTTTTATGGAATCTGCAGCTAAAAGCTTCTGTTTGAAACACACGACTATTATGTGCATATGTAATTtcatttctttgtattttctgaTTGCTGTGATGTTACTCTTCCTTGTGACTGTTTGAGCTGTGGAAAATGGGTTATACCTTAAATAAATACTTATTAAAGACTTGcattattaaaaaattatcatCAGTGGGCATAAgaggtcccccccccctcctaggTTTACCTATTTTTTGAACTCTTTGGGATCTCAGATATGCACTGCATGCATCAGAGATACAGATAATAGTAAGTGTTATATCTATTGagtttctcccttttttttttttttctcttagaGGGGGAAAAGTATGAGGATCGAAAACATGTCAAAGCTTGAAAACTAGGTGGTTggcaagaatttgaaaaaaaaaaaccacatctCCTTATGAAAAGGACTATTAAGTTGAACTTTAATACATTAGTTGCATagttagtattattattatttcaaatTTCTCATGTTCCCAGTGAACCAAACAAAGTGATTAACTATATGGTTAAGATCTCTCAATCAGGAGTTTAGTTATTATCTTCCTTTAATTGTCATTTGAATTGTTCCCTTGATGGTAGACAACTATATATTGCCTATTTTACAATTAAATTTCATATATCTCCACAATTTTCGATCAAATTTTAAGAAACTTCACCAAAATCCCCCAAATTTTGTATGGACTAGACCTATTTGAAAACTTATTGTAAGTGAGAAGACTCAAACCAACCCTTTTATAGAATAATGTCTTAACCACTGAGAGAAAAGAAACACCTtgtttttaatataaaatataaaatattattattttataaacaAATTCTATGAATTTTAACAATATATAtacacaaaaatataaataatgcATATACATACACCTAAATATATGTATTTATATCCACTAAAAAATTAGACCTAAATTTCCTAATTAAATGTTTGATTTATCCAAAAAGGCCACCGAAACTTAATTTACAATTTTACTATAACATTGTGGAATCATCTGGCTTAGGTGAAAATTGTTGGATCGCAACAATCGTAAACAATGAAACATGATTCAGATTCAAAATCACTGACAAAAAACAATTGAATTCTATTCTAGAAAAAATCAGATTCATTTGAAGGGTTGTGAATTATGACCAACTAGAGTTGGATGCTCTTTGTAGATGTTTATGATGGTTCAACACACATGGACATTACATAACACATATGGACATTACATAACAAACTTACCCTGAGCAAATGGAGTCGACTATGTGGATCCTTTTTTTTCAATCAACTTTATTTAAAGTtatacttgttactagtcctaagctataCATGTATTTTCTCACTACTTTTCTTAAAAGTCGTTTTAGGTCTACTCTTttcataaaatataaataaaaataaaaatttaggtATACTCTTggcatcctttttctccaatcaattTTATTCAAAGTTATACTTGTTACTAATCCTAAGCTATAAATGTATTTTCTCACTACTTTTCTTAAAGTCATTTTAGGTATATTCTTggcatcctttttctccaatcaactTTATTCAAAGTTTTACTTGTTACTAATCTTAATGTTATACTTGTATTTTCTCACTATTTTTCTAAAAGTCATTTTAAGCATACTTGGCATTTTTTAGCTCAtttaatttgaatcaaatcatccCTCCATATGTACTGGAGTATTCACAGGCTCTATTGCACACATCCATGCCATCTCAAATGACTTTATCATAATTTATAATGTATTGAAACCACTTCTAAATTTGTCCTAATTTattaatttctgatttattttttttttctagttttaccactcgtCCATAGAATGAGCATTCTCATTTTAGCTCCGCTAAATTATTTATATGTCATTATATCATTGTCAGCATTCAACTCTATACATCATTATTGGTCGTataattatttataaaattttctttgaattttaatGGAAGACGTCAATCACACAATTCTCTAGACACAACTCAATACTTCATCTATGATATTCTAAGTATATGTACAATAtcatcttctatttctctttctttgtttattattgAATCTAGATGCATAAACTTTTCACTTTGCGAAAACTTTCTATCAATTTTTTCCACCTCACTTTCACATTACCGACGGATAAGTTCAACAACCAATTTGATAATTAGATACAAAATGATTTGACTTGATGTTAAAATTATGGTGATAactttttaaccaaaaaaaaataatttatggtGATAACCattttgcatttttatttttttaattaagaaatataCACTGGTTGTTGACATTAACTTATTTATTCATACATATACATACACAGCTATAATATTTATTAATCACTGTATTATTTATTGAAATGGAGGAAGGAGAGGTTGAGTTTTTGCCTTATTAAATAGGTTACCTTTTACTCCTCAATTAATTGCCCTAACTAGTGAGTTAATATACTCTCTAACTTTTGGGAGTATTTTTTGAATTGCAGCCATTTGGGATCCAAAGTTAGATGGTGATGCTTACTTGTAATAGAAGAATTCATGTTTAGTCCACATCATATGCCTATGAAGTGGACAGATGAACCAATTAATTAAGAGCTCATGTCTTAAATCATAAGCTTCTAAAAGTGGTTCCAAAAATAGGACCCCCTCATCACTAATAATTAAATTGGAAAGTTATTTATGTTTGTTATTTCAACTTACACAGTTTAAATTCGATTTTATTTATGAAAGTTATTTATGTTTGTTATTTCAACTTACACAGTCTAAATtcgattttatttatggggatagttttcatacatggttgtgtaagccgtgcatgtgagagggtgagagttttaaaacattaaatatgagtgggggtttatgatttttccaattctttgtgagaggggacacgattGTGAAATCTTTagcctttgtttttttgtaattaattcTTTTATGCAGAAAAGTAAATTTAATTAGGGCAACCGTTTTGTGTAGCTCCTACACTAGCGCGGGGCCAACGAAAGCACGCAGGGGTATCAACATTGAtggagtttttttatttcatgaagaGTAGGATGGTAATTTTTTATGCTCTTGTATTTAGGTGCAGGATCCACACGACcagacaacattctttttcctacTTAATTAAACAAGAACATATCCACATCGTGTTGACTATGCTTTAGAAAATTTTGTCAAATATATCCCATTAACCACGAGCAAAGATCAGCATGATCCATCAAAACCTCCATTTGCTTGAGTCCGGTTTCCACATCGTGTTACGAATTCTTCATGACGTTTTTGACTTTTTGACATCAACATTTTTCTAGATACATCATAACTTAAAGAAGCATAGTGAAACTTTGAGTGAAATAGAACAATAGCAACCCAACCATTCAAACGAAATGCATGCTTGATCTAAACAACCATCACAAATGATAATTGGGGAATCGATTAAgggaagaaattttatttttatttttatttttattgtggGTAATAATTAAGGAAAGATTTAATTCCATGAAAACATTGATTTTGATCCcacaaaacctaaaaaagagaTAAGGTGATGATAATGTTTGTGGTGGGTAAgctagaggagaaggagaagataaaCTCAACAGAGAAATAGGGATTAGGAACCATCATAACTGAACCGCAAAACCTTGAAGATCTTGTGATTatcatttttataaattttttttttaataagttttTTACTTATACACTAATTGATCCGATAAAACCTGGATTTTGGTCATTGTTTGACCGATAGATATTGGATCGGTTTCGCCCTTGATCGATCCCGAGACTGATTTTGGGATTTTGAATCttgatcatggttttagtgcatggtatctgAATGGGTATCGGCAATATgtaaaatcgatatgataccgatacgataGCGGCCTGAATTGATTGtattggacaaaattacccttgaaattcctttaaaaatgaattttttgatcattttaccccttgtctgtaccgtgCTGTCGATATAGTACCAACACGATATCGTACCAACACGATATCGGTGACTAAcaaaaccgatacatatcgCCCACGGGCAATTCAATACCGATACGACACTTAGAACCATGACCTTGATTGAGATACTCCAATAgcgattttgttttcttaaatttcaaaatttaccGCCATAAAACACGCGCCATAGACGTGGTCAAAAGAAGACCACAGAAAAGAGCAGCGACATCAGGACTATCGTCCACGTTGCCGTTTAAcctttccaacactctcaccaTCGTGTACAGGAAAGCTGATCCTGTACGAACGACGTAGGCAGCGATTGCCACTGCATGCTCGAGggtccaagtcaaattcatcaacaattgattttttttttacatttttttattaaaaagaagTAGGTTCCAGCCGTCGAATAAGAAGAATAATAGTCCAACTTTCCAGAAATATCCATCTCCCATTTACCATTTCCCCCAAATTCGAATTGTTCTCCTACGACCCaaccaaggtttcaaaaaatggaatCGTAAATCAAATCAGTCAATGTCGATTTCGATCTCGAAGGAAATTAAACAGAATCAACTAGAATCAGTTGAAAACGGAATAGAATCAGTTGTATCAAATTACGATCATTTTTCATTCGCATAGATCAATTCACCGATTTGATTCATGATTCTTCTGTTACCTCCTTACTTCACCAAGTCAATCTCAGATGATTTTTGATCCGATCCTTTTGCTAAGAATCGGGCAATCAATTTCAATTCCAATAGGTTAGAATCAGCAATCTGTTTCTGATTCCTCAAGTCATGCCCTTCCTAGGTCCCTTGGTGACCACCAAGAGCCAATTTCTCTCACATCCATGTTTTTTGAATATTGATTAGACTAGGCTccttaccacaaaaaaaagatTAGAATAGGCTAGCCTAAAAGCAGAGTTTTGATATCCTAAGTCCTAACCCTAGTTCCATATAAGGATTGGATAAGTTGAATTCTTGAAACATTAAAATCAACTTGATTTCAATGTTTGGATATTaaggaatgaaaataaaattttcaaaaaattgtatATTTGAGGAGAGGCGCACATTAATCAAATGGCCTTTATCCACTCGGTGGTTTCAAGCTCTTTGTATTACTGAAGCCTCTGTTGCTCCTTCTCTAAATAAGATTTTAtcttacaaaaaaaacaaaaaacagactTGATTTCATTATTTGGATGtaaggaataaaaataaaatttttaaaaaactgaaaaattaaggaaaaatgcACATTAATCAATCATAGCAGCAACATGATTTTGTCTTATCatgatttttctgtttttttcttacAATCCAAAAAtagctttaaataaaaaaaaattttaaattcacGAATTTAGTAGAATCTTGACTTCTTCTCCATTCCGATTCCTAGGGTTTTGACCAGAAGCATAGGCTCGCCGCGATCCTATGTTTGATATCAggtttttgaaaccttggttGGCACAGCATTCGCCAGCCGTAATAGTTAACAGTTAAGCGTTTGCTGGGCTTGGCCCCATCCCTCTctgctacttttttttttttttgtgtgtgtgtagaAAATCCCGCTTTTGTCTCTAACCCCGCATAGACTTTTCATTGATGACCTGGCGTCCATTATCCAATTGGGCGGGAAATTCGCTTGTTTCTCCCGCCACAAAATCCAACAGAAAACTTAAAAGCTGACCGGTTCCAGGCTTCCAGCTCGGGCAGTTCAGATTGTCCCTTCACCAGTGAGGCAGTGACAGGGCAAGTGCCCCTTCGTTCAACTGTCCCAACTGACGTATTAACTGACCTTCTCTTCTGCCGTTAGTTCCAcacagaataaataaataaaagcggCGGGTTTGTGCTGCGATGTGGGAGTGGGTCCCATGGAGGAGGTGCTCTGCTCGTTTCTACAACGCACGTCGAGATGTCTACGTGTCGGAATCAAGACACGACGTGCCAAAGGATGAAGAACGATCGTGCGGCGTAACAGTCGATAAGAGGAtattattgaattttattttgtgcTGTTCATGTTCATGTCGGGGAGTAATAAACGGTCACTGTAGAGAGTCAGTGTAGGGAAGAACATCTCTGTACCTCTAATCACGTTATCGTCGGTGCCTTATATCACGGCGAGCCTTGTTGCACCTGTTTTCTGACTCCTATCACATGACTGACCTTCTTCAGAGTCCAGACAAACAATCTTctaatgggacccacatggtgGCCTTTCTCCCAGCAATTAAAGAACCGATTTTGTTCTAGCTTTTAACCATCCTTTAGCCGCATAGCTGAAAGCCTGAAATGTTTTCTAATAAAACCTTGCGTTTCATCTATGTTCCAATTGATAGCCATCAGATTGGCATCTTCACCTGATATCGAAAATTATGATCAGATCGCACGAACGTGCGTAGTGGCTCATGGGTCGTTTATTCGTATAATTGAAACGAGTGCGGAGCATGAATTTCGTTcagaagtgttttttttttgatgattaaaataaagaaaagactacaAAGTGTTTTAATGCAACACAATAAGTCCGAATCAGAACGCGTGTTTCCAGGCTGTCTGAAATCAGCCGTTGTGAGACCGCGGCGCTTCTTCACCCAATGTAAGTACGACACGTCGGAAATTTGGGCTGCCTTTACTATGTCGAACATGGAACAAACCAACAAAGGGACCAAAACAATGGAGCGTGCTTCACTTTTTAGAGGACTAAACTGCCCCTAAATCAGGAATATACCCTTTTAGATACCTCGTAATGACATGatctcatgagtcatgacacATTAATGATGCTCATGATTAAGATTTCTCTTCGTCTAATCACAAGAAGCATCTCATTAATATGCCCTTTTACCTACTTGCATTTGTTTGCAAGTAAAATGACTTATTTACCCTCAATTACGGCCGATAAGAAGCAGAAAGTAAACGAGGGAGACGAGGGTCTAGTTATTAACAGGTACACATGAGGGAGACGTCAGATGAGTAAAGGAAAAGCCGACACGAGCGGACGTGGAGACCATAATTCCAGTCGGCAGATCCAGACTTGATTTCGAAGCCATCTCCCATCTCTCATTTGTCATCCCCAGTGATGTGGGACCTACCAATTCTTATCATACGTGGATAGGCCTGCTTGCGTTGATCGAGAATCTCATACCAACTCTCCCCCCACGCCAACTGGCTTCCTTGAGTGGAATGCACGCAAAGTGTAAGGTGAAGTACGGTCCGGTCCGGTCCGGTCTGCAAAGGTGGCATCCAAACTGGACCAGTTGAACCTTTGGGAATGGCATCGAAGGACACGTGTTCCTTTAGGGTGGTTGACATGTAAGTTGGAAATAGCTGGCTTAGGCCTTAGGGTTAGAAAGGTCAGAGTCAGCGTGGGTCGGTCGGTCGGTCGGTCATCCGGGCATGGATGAAACAATCACGTCATAGGACCCGTCTCCGCTTTGCGTACCGGCGtggttttgaaaattataaaataatacttaaaaaaataataataaataaataaaatttaaaatttaaaattacttTAAATTATATAGCGATATAAATAAAGACCCAAGCAATAGGCAAGTGAGTGAGGTAACGTCTGCTTTCTGCTTTGCGTTCTAAAATTGCAAATCTGACTCACTTGAGAAGTTCTGAgcgaagaaagagaaaagaaatttgaaatcgtggtttgagatttgagagaaagagagaaggaaacagGTAATCAGAAGAACAGAGACTTTCATCTTCATCACAAACCAGGGCAAGTAAAGAAGAAGAGTAGGAGGTTCTGGTAAGGTTTTTAATGGCGATTTCATCGTTGGAGAAGATGAATGTTCAGAGTTCAGATAAGGAAGGGAGGATGGTTGAGTTTACCTTGCACTGAGCTATATTTAGCACAGACGCGTTATTTTAGGTGACTCCCCTTCTTTGTTTCACTTGGCGTTGGTTGAGAGATTTATTGCTATTAAAGCCGGGATATAAGGAGGAGTTTGGTTCcgatttttggtaattttgctGGACGAGCGAACAGCGAGGTAGTGTGTGGAGAAGGAAGGATGGAATGGTCTGCATGTTTAGACGAATATGAGAAGCTCGTCATTCGTATGACTACTCCAAGGTTAGTGTCTTctggtttgtttttgttttgttttttttttttaaattcggttttctcttgtgtttttgatgattttctccGGTTGTCtgttttataattttaaaatgGAATACTTGTTTAGGTTAGACTCtgttttttatgattttttatgtATCAGTAATGTTCTGCGTTTTACAAATTTTCCGAGCTTCCTCTGTTcttcacttctctctctctgataaTATAAAGAGCTTAGAATTGGTGCTTCCGTAAACCTTAAGAAAGAGATATGGCCACTTGCTATCATGGATTGGCTGCCTAAAAGTTTCTTAACTTGTCTCTGTTTCTGTGCTTAGACGTTTTGAATTTTAACAAATTTGATGGAGATTACGGCGTTTCTTCGCAACTTTCTTTCCTGAATATGAattcaatttctattttttgtttgatttcgtCTTCATTTGCggtttttttgattttttttgtttgatttccaGAAgttttcatcccaatctagctTGACTTTTGAATGACCGCTGTTCTATTCGCTTCCCCTTattttcctcctccaccatTGACGAAATTCTTGCGTTCTacctttgatttatttatttttattttaaaggaatgttgaagaagaatttttccctaatttttccACTTGACTTGCTTTGCAGGGTCGTGATCGACAATGCCGTATGCGATACTGCCACTTTGGTCAAGGTGAGCTTCTTAAAAACCTTCAAAGCTAAGAGGCATAAACCCTAAtaagatttaaataaaaagggGTGAGAAATTTTTACTAACTTTTCTGGTTGTTAATTTTAGGTTGACAGTGCTAGAAAGCACGGAATCCTTTTGGAGGCCGTTCAAGTCCTCACAGATCTGAACCTTAGTATTAAGAAAGCTTACATCTCCTCCGACGGCAGATGGTTCATGGATGGTAAGCAAGCAACACCATCTCTAGCCATGGATTCCCTTCTCCTGAAACTTCTGAAATTCCATCCTCTAAAAACTTCTATATTTACAGTTTTCCACGTGACGGATCAAAACGGAAACAAACTCACCGATGAGAGCGTTATCAGCTACATCGAGCAGGTAATTCAAAAAGCCTTCGATATTCCTTCGATTCAAATCGCTCAGATCTCCGTTTCTGTTTATAGTTATTTCTTAATAAAAGCTAAGATGGGGTTTCTTCTTCATTGGTTACAGTCTCTTTGTACCTGTAACTCCGTCAGATCTAACGGCTTCGAGGACCTAACGGCATTGGAATTAACCGGAACTGACAGGCCAGGTCTCCTCTCTGAGGTGTTTGCAGTCCTCGCTGACCTTGAATGCAATGTTGTGGAATCCAAAGTTTGGACTCACAATGGACGGATTGCTTCTCTGATCTATGTCAAGGACTGTGATTCTGGTTCCCCAATCGAAGACTCCCAGAAAATCAATAGGATTGAAGGGCGTTTGAGAAATGTTCTCAAGGGAGACAACGACATCCGAAGTGCTAAGACCGCCGTGTCCATGGCCGTCACCCACACAGAACGCCGGCTTCATCAAATGATGTTTGCAGACCGTGATTATGAACGGAAATCAACACTGGTTTCGTCGGAAACCACACCAACTGTCTCAGTTCAGAATTGGGCAGAGAGAGGTTACTCCATCGTTAATGTCCTGTGTAAAGATCGGCCCAAATTGTTGTTTGATGTAGTGTGCACCTTGACAGACATGGACTATGTAGTCTTCCATGCCACCCTTGACACGGCAAGCAATGAAGCATATcaggtatttatttatttctgaaATCATTTACATGATTTTAGTCATATGAAAGCTCTGTTTAATTCAATTTTATCATTGAATTCTGTTACAGGAATTCTACATTAGGCACACAGATGGTACCCCCATTAGTTCAGAAGCAGAGAGGCAAAGAGTGATTCAATGCTTGCAAGCTTCTATTGAAAGAAGGGCATCTGAGGTATTAGAATATTCTGTTATTTTCAAGTTGTAGCTACTGGATTCAGAATTTAAGATGATTCGTATCTTGGAGGGAAATCTAAAAAGCTTTATTTTGTTTGGTGGGCTCAGGGAGTAAAGCTAGAGTTATACACAATGGACCGACGGGGACTGTTATCAGATGTGACCCGAACGTTCCGAGAGAATGGGCTGAACGTGACGAGAGCTGAGATCTCTACTACAAGTGATACGGCAATGAATGTGTTCTGTGTAACAGATGCAGCCGGTAACCCGGTAGAGCCGAAGACGATTGAGGCTGTTCGAGAAAAAATTGGGTATAGCAACTTAAAAGTGAAGGAACCACCATTGATCTATCACAAGGCGGTGAAGGATGAGAATACAACGATGAGAGGCACTGGAGGGGCTGTGCTATTATCCTTGGGGAGTCTAGTGAGAAAGAATCTATACAATTTGGGATTGATCAGATCTTATTCTTAATCTGAACACAATTGGGTAAGGGAGAGAGTCTCTCCCTTTTCGAGTTGTGTTCAGATTAAGAATAAGAATTGAACAAATTCCATATTGTATGGGGATAAAAAGGAGAATTGGGTTGGGGGGTTTACTGGGCCATGTGTATAGCATATTCCTTACTTCAGCTTTGGGTTTTTGTACATATGaagcaagaaggaaaggaaagaaaaggagaggaaaaaaaagtgaTTGTGTTGGTGATATATGGTTAGGTTTTGGTTGATTGAGGTAGatatgaaggagaagagaaaggccCAACCCCAAAACTTCAAAAATCAGAACGTTGCATTCTATCTACTGAttggaagaaggagacaaggcATGGGAATAGGTGGGAGAGAGTGGATAGACAAAAGGAAAAGGACTTTGGTTGGAGGGCTCTGACTTCTTCTGCTAGTGTGTTCTGTTCACATCTGCTGCCAAAGGAGAAGAAAGTAAGCAAGTTAGgtagaggagaaaagaaaacccaGAAAAATTTAGGATCAAATATACGACACACACACCCTACCTGTACGTAACCGATTTGATTGTAACTGTTTTAGGTATTAATTCTAATAGTTTGACCAGATTTGTATattttctcattctctctccaTCCATTCACTTGTGGGTTAAGTTTCTTTTGTGTTGATAAGACTGGCTGGCTCATATTGGTCTAATTTTGACCAAGTAAGCACTCACCCAGGGCCGCAATCAAGAGACATTTTTTCTAAAGAAACAATCACACTATAATAAAGGaaatgaaaagaggaaaaagatggCATTCAAACCTAAGCATTATAGAAATCGTCTTGAATGGGTCATTGAGGCGTGCAAAGCAGAAAATTTTGGCATTGAAGCGTGATTCCAATCACAAAATGCCGGGGAGCATGTGGTGTTGTTTGCTTGAAGCGGTGGATGAAGTACCTCTCATGAAAACAACAATTTTTGAATTGAAACTCCAACGGAATTTTCATGGATTGGTGGGTCCTCAGCACTTATTCCAATCCATTTGTAATTAGTGTTGGGAGGAGTTCACGGATCACAACCATTCGATATCAATTATTGAGAATACTTAACTGTGTAAGCGAACAGGTAATAGTAATTTCTGATCAGGTTTGGTCGTGTCGGTGTAAATGTCCAGTGTGTGAAGTGATATTAAAGCCAAGTTATGATAGAGCCAAGATGTGGCAAGGCCATAAATTATGGTAGAGTCAAGTACATCTCAGTTCCTCCCTTGtgaaggaggagatggagaaggttAGCTCCCGTGTatgggggagattgttggagaGATTTATAGGTACTTGACACCAAGGATCAgtaactcgggtttcgacctaGCTAAAATCGGGATTTGGTTGAAACCAATCGAAATCAGGTCAAAACCTATTATGTTTCAatcgaaatcaggtcgaaaccttatatttttttccattcttggGGAAACTTTGGTTGGAGGGGCTTCTGTCCAAACCAAGTCGAGATATGCCTTTCTCGGTTGAGATAAGGTATTATATAGGCCTAGTTCTAGGTGGTTCAACCtgttttgaccgaaacataattGAAACATGGTCGAAATTATCGAAACTAAGTCGAAACCATGTAGTTtttaaaatacccctcctcatcTCAAAAACCTACGAAACCAAGATGTCTCGGTAGTTTCGACAGGTTTCAACCGAGTTTTCCTTCCATGCTTGACACCCTCTCTTTTGAGGATAGTTCTACCCAAGTTCTAACATATTTGAGTAGTTTTCTTCACCTAATGCCTTAGGTTTCAGGTTGAATCCTCCAATCACCTTCAAACAATTATAATCTTAAATTTCAAAATGTATAACTTTTCATTTGGTATCAGTATCCTATGGATACAGCGTGcacaaaaaccctaatccaagGTTTACATCAGAACGTAGtgtcctccaaagtccaaaacaC is a window encoding:
- the LOC122665342 gene encoding ACT domain-containing protein ACR8-like isoform X1, which codes for MEWSACLDEYEKLVIRMTTPRVVIDNAVCDTATLVKVDSARKHGILLEAVQVLTDLNLSIKKAYISSDGRWFMDVFHVTDQNGNKLTDESVISYIEQVIQKAFDIPSIQIAQISVSVYSYFLIKAKMGFLLHWLQSLCTCNSVRSNGFEDLTALELTGTDRPGLLSEVFAVLADLECNVVESKVWTHNGRIASLIYVKDCDSGSPIEDSQKINRIEGRLRNVLKGDNDIRSAKTAVSMAVTHTERRLHQMMFADRDYERKSTLVSSETTPTVSVQNWAERGYSIVNVLCKDRPKLLFDVVCTLTDMDYVVFHATLDTASNEAYQEFYIRHTDGTPISSEAERQRVIQCLQASIERRASEGVKLELYTMDRRGLLSDVTRTFRENGLNVTRAEISTTSDTAMNVFCVTDAAGNPVEPKTIEAVREKIGYSNLKVKEPPLIYHKAVKDENTTMRGTGGAVLLSLGSLVRKNLYNLGLIRSYS
- the LOC122665342 gene encoding ACT domain-containing protein ACR8-like isoform X2, whose translation is MEWSACLDEYEKLVIRMTTPRVVIDNAVCDTATLVKVDSARKHGILLEAVQVLTDLNLSIKKAYISSDGRWFMDVFHVTDQNGNKLTDESVISYIEQSLCTCNSVRSNGFEDLTALELTGTDRPGLLSEVFAVLADLECNVVESKVWTHNGRIASLIYVKDCDSGSPIEDSQKINRIEGRLRNVLKGDNDIRSAKTAVSMAVTHTERRLHQMMFADRDYERKSTLVSSETTPTVSVQNWAERGYSIVNVLCKDRPKLLFDVVCTLTDMDYVVFHATLDTASNEAYQEFYIRHTDGTPISSEAERQRVIQCLQASIERRASEGVKLELYTMDRRGLLSDVTRTFRENGLNVTRAEISTTSDTAMNVFCVTDAAGNPVEPKTIEAVREKIGYSNLKVKEPPLIYHKAVKDENTTMRGTGGAVLLSLGSLVRKNLYNLGLIRSYS